A portion of the Celeribacter baekdonensis genome contains these proteins:
- the rplC gene encoding 50S ribosomal protein L3 → MLRSGIIAKKVGMTRLFMEDGKQIPVTVLQLENLQVVAQRTNEKDGYTAVQLGAGNAKAKRTSQAMRGHFAAANVAPKRKVAEFRVDEANLIEVGAEISAEHYFEGQFVDVSGTSIGKGFAGAMKRHNFGGLRASHGVSVSHRSHGSTGQCQDPGKVFKGKKMAGHMGSARVTTQNLQVVRTDADRGLIMVKGAVPGSKGGWVTVKDAMKKPFPENAPLPAALKSAQAPVAEAPAAEAPVEGGEA, encoded by the coding sequence ATGTTGCGCTCTGGTATCATCGCGAAGAAAGTGGGCATGACCCGCTTGTTCATGGAAGACGGCAAGCAGATCCCTGTGACCGTTCTTCAACTCGAAAACCTGCAAGTTGTGGCTCAGCGCACCAACGAGAAAGACGGCTACACGGCTGTTCAACTCGGTGCTGGCAACGCAAAAGCAAAACGCACGTCGCAAGCAATGCGCGGTCACTTCGCCGCTGCAAATGTTGCGCCGAAGCGTAAAGTTGCGGAATTCCGCGTGGACGAAGCCAACCTCATCGAAGTCGGCGCAGAAATCTCTGCCGAGCACTACTTTGAAGGTCAGTTCGTTGACGTGTCCGGGACATCCATCGGTAAAGGTTTTGCCGGTGCGATGAAACGCCACAACTTTGGCGGTCTGCGTGCGTCGCACGGTGTGTCCGTGTCCCACCGTTCGCACGGCTCCACGGGTCAGTGTCAGGATCCGGGCAAAGTCTTTAAAGGCAAAAAAATGGCCGGTCACATGGGGTCTGCCCGCGTTACCACCCAAAACCTTCAGGTCGTTCGTACCGACGCTGACCGTGGCTTGATCATGGTCAAAGGCGCCGTTCCGGGCTCCAAAGGTGGCTGGGTTACGGTCAAAGACGCCATGAAAAAGCCGTTCCCTGAGAACGCGCCGCTTCCGGCTGCTCTGAAATCCGCACAAGCTCCGGTCGCTGAAGCTCCTGCTGCAGAAGCACCAGTAGAAGGGGGTGAAGCATGA
- a CDS encoding Panacea domain-containing protein produces the protein MAYDARQIANWFVVRAQREGRTLSIMSLLKLTYIAHGWHLEMQEVPLFSNRIEAWQYGPVIPEV, from the coding sequence ATGGCTTATGACGCTCGTCAAATTGCGAACTGGTTCGTGGTACGCGCTCAGCGTGAAGGAAGGACTTTGTCCATAATGTCCCTTCTGAAACTCACATATATTGCCCATGGCTGGCATCTGGAAATGCAAGAAGTACCATTGTTCTCAAATCGGATTGAGGCTTGGCAGTATGGACCAGTCATACCAGAAGTTTAG
- the rplD gene encoding 50S ribosomal protein L4, with protein MKLDVIKLDGGSAGTLDLDEALFGLEPRADILHRVVRWQRNNAQAGTHKVKTRSEVSYSTKKIYRQKGTGGARHGSRKAPIFRKGGIYKGPTPRSHGHELTKKFRKLGLKHALSAKAGSGNLVIIEDAKLAEAKTAFLAKAIKEQGWKRVLIIDGAEIDANFKAAAANISGVDILPTMGANVYDILKRDTLVLTRSAVEALEARLK; from the coding sequence ATGAAACTTGATGTGATCAAACTCGACGGCGGCTCCGCCGGCACTTTGGATCTCGATGAGGCCCTGTTTGGTCTCGAGCCGCGTGCCGACATTCTGCACCGTGTGGTCCGTTGGCAGCGTAACAACGCGCAGGCCGGCACTCACAAGGTAAAGACCCGCTCGGAAGTGTCCTACTCGACCAAGAAGATCTATCGCCAAAAAGGCACCGGTGGCGCACGTCACGGCTCCCGCAAGGCACCGATCTTCCGTAAAGGTGGGATTTACAAAGGCCCGACACCGCGTTCGCACGGTCACGAGCTGACGAAAAAGTTCCGTAAACTCGGGCTCAAGCATGCTCTGTCTGCAAAGGCTGGCTCTGGCAACCTCGTGATCATTGAAGATGCGAAACTCGCAGAAGCAAAGACCGCGTTCCTCGCCAAAGCGATCAAAGAGCAAGGCTGGAAGCGCGTGTTGATCATCGACGGTGCTGAGATTGACGCCAACTTCAAAGCTGCGGCTGCGAACATTTCCGGTGTTGATATTCTCCCGACGATGGGCGCAAACGTATACGACATCCTGAAACGTGACACGCTCGTGCTCACGCGGTCGGCTGTCGAAGCTCTGGAGGCTCGCCTCAAATGA
- a CDS encoding 50S ribosomal protein L23 — protein sequence MTTKAALYDVIRKPIITEKATMASENGAVVFEVAIDSNKPQIKKAVEELFGVKVKAINTVVTKGKTKRFRGMLGKRKDVKKAYVTLEEGNSIDVSTGL from the coding sequence ATGACCACGAAAGCTGCACTTTACGACGTGATCCGTAAACCGATCATCACTGAGAAAGCCACAATGGCTTCTGAAAACGGTGCTGTTGTTTTTGAAGTCGCCATCGACTCCAACAAACCGCAGATCAAAAAAGCCGTTGAAGAGCTGTTCGGTGTGAAGGTGAAAGCCATCAACACCGTCGTCACCAAAGGGAAGACGAAACGCTTCCGCGGGATGCTTGGCAAACGCAAAGACGTCAAAAAAGCCTATGTGACACTCGAAGAAGGCAACTCGATCGACGTGTCCACCGGTCTCTGA
- the tuf gene encoding elongation factor Tu, translating into MAKEKFERSKPHCNIGTIGHVDHGKTTLTAAITKYFGDFKAYDQIDGAPEEKARGITISTAHVEYETENRHYAHVDCPGHADYVKNMITGAAQMDGAILVVNAADGPMPQTREHILLGRQVGIPAMVVFMNKVDQVDDEELLELVEMEIRELLSAYDYPGDDIPIIAGSALAALEGRDANIGEDKIRELLAAVDAYIPQPPRAVDEPFLMPIEDVFSISGRGTVVTGRIERGVINVGDSIEIVGIRDTKTTTCTGVEMFRKLLDRGEAGDNIGALLRGVDREGVERGQVLCKPGSVKPHTKFESEVYILTKEEGGRHTPFFANYRPQFYFRTTDVTGTVVLPEGTEMVMPGDNLKFNVELIAPIAMEEGLRFAIREGGRTVGSGVVSKIVE; encoded by the coding sequence ATGGCTAAGGAAAAGTTTGAGCGTTCCAAACCGCACTGCAACATCGGCACGATTGGCCACGTTGACCACGGTAAAACGACGCTGACGGCAGCGATCACCAAATATTTTGGTGACTTCAAAGCCTACGATCAGATTGATGGTGCACCGGAAGAAAAAGCGCGTGGGATCACGATTTCCACGGCACACGTTGAGTATGAGACGGAAAACCGTCACTACGCGCACGTGGATTGCCCCGGTCACGCCGACTATGTGAAAAACATGATCACGGGTGCGGCTCAGATGGATGGCGCGATCTTGGTTGTGAACGCTGCTGATGGCCCGATGCCGCAGACCCGCGAGCACATCCTTTTGGGTCGCCAGGTTGGTATCCCGGCCATGGTCGTGTTCATGAACAAAGTGGACCAGGTTGACGACGAAGAGCTTTTGGAACTCGTCGAAATGGAAATCCGCGAGCTTTTGTCGGCTTACGATTACCCGGGCGACGATATTCCGATCATCGCGGGGTCTGCTTTGGCCGCTCTCGAAGGTCGCGATGCGAACATCGGCGAAGACAAAATCCGCGAGCTTCTGGCCGCAGTTGATGCCTACATTCCGCAGCCGCCGCGCGCAGTGGACGAGCCTTTCCTGATGCCGATCGAGGACGTGTTCTCGATTTCTGGCCGCGGGACTGTTGTGACCGGTCGTATCGAACGCGGCGTGATCAACGTTGGCGACAGCATTGAAATCGTTGGGATCCGTGACACGAAAACCACGACCTGTACCGGCGTTGAAATGTTCCGCAAACTGCTCGATCGCGGGGAAGCTGGCGACAACATCGGCGCGCTTTTGCGTGGTGTGGATCGTGAAGGCGTTGAGCGTGGTCAGGTTCTGTGTAAGCCGGGTTCTGTGAAACCGCACACGAAGTTTGAATCTGAGGTCTATATTTTGACCAAAGAAGAAGGTGGCCGTCACACGCCGTTCTTCGCAAACTACCGTCCGCAGTTTTACTTCCGTACGACGGACGTGACCGGGACTGTTGTTTTGCCGGAAGGCACCGAAATGGTGATGCCGGGCGACAACTTGAAGTTCAACGTTGAACTGATCGCGCCGATCGCCATGGAAGAAGGCCTGCGCTTCGCTATCCGTGAGGGTGGCCGCACGGTTGGCTCCGGCGTTGTGTCGAAGATCGTTGAGTAA
- the rpsJ gene encoding 30S ribosomal protein S10 encodes MQSQNIRIRLKAFDFRVLDSSTQEIVNTAKRTGATVRGPIPLPNKIEKFTVLRGPHIDKKSRDQFEIRTHKRLLDIVDPTPQTVDALMKLDLAAGVDVEIKV; translated from the coding sequence ATGCAGTCGCAAAATATTCGCATTCGGCTGAAGGCATTTGATTTCCGTGTGCTCGATTCCAGCACCCAAGAAATCGTCAACACGGCAAAGCGCACCGGCGCGACTGTCCGTGGCCCGATCCCGCTTCCGAACAAGATCGAAAAGTTCACGGTTCTCCGTGGTCCGCACATCGACAAAAAATCCCGCGATCAGTTTGAGATCCGGACGCACAAGCGTCTTCTCGACATCGTTGATCCGACGCCCCAGACCGTTGACGCGCTGATGAAGCTCGACCTCGCCGCTGGTGTTGACGTCGAGATCAAAGTTTAA
- the fusA gene encoding elongation factor G, translating into MAREYPLERYRNFGIMAHIDAGKTTCSERILYYTGKSHNIGEVHDGAATMDWMEQEQERGITITSAATTTFWQRQEEPTADATSDTKFRMNIIDTPGHVDFTIEVERSLAVLDGAVAVLDANAGVEPQTETVWRQADRYKVPRIVFVNKMDKIGADFFNCVKMIKDRTGAVPAPIQIPIGAETELEGMIDLVTMKEWVWAGEDLGASWEQRDIRDSLKDLADEWRAHLIETAVEMDDDAMENYLMDGAEPDVDTLRSLIRKGTLAIKFIPVLCGSAFKNKGVQPLLNAVIDYLPSPLDVVDYMGFKPGDETETRDIPRRADDNMAFSGLAFKIMNDPFVGTLTFTRIYSGKMNKGDGILNSTKGKKERVGRMMMMHSNNREEIEEAFAGDIIALAGLKDTTTGDTLCSASEPVVLETMTFPEPVIEIAVEPKTKGDQEKMSAGLARLAAEDPSFRVETDIESGQTIMKGMGELHLDILVDRLRREFKVEANIGAPQVAYRETISHEVEHTYTHKKQSGGSGQYAEVKLIITPTQPGEGFSFESKIVGGAVPKEYIPGVEKGIRSVMDSGPLAGFPVIDFKVTLIDGKFHDVDSSVLAFEIAARMGMREGMRKAGAKLLEPIMKVEVITPEEYTGGIIGDLTSRRGQVQGQDTRGNAIAIDSFVPLANMFGYINTLRSMSSGRAQFSMQFDHYEAVPSNISEEIQAKFA; encoded by the coding sequence ATGGCACGCGAATATCCCCTCGAACGGTACCGCAATTTTGGTATCATGGCGCACATCGACGCAGGTAAAACCACCTGTTCCGAGCGTATCCTTTACTACACCGGCAAATCCCACAACATTGGTGAGGTGCACGATGGTGCCGCCACCATGGACTGGATGGAGCAGGAGCAGGAACGCGGCATCACGATCACCTCTGCTGCGACCACCACGTTCTGGCAGCGTCAGGAAGAGCCGACAGCTGATGCAACCTCCGACACCAAGTTTCGGATGAACATCATCGACACGCCCGGCCACGTTGACTTCACCATCGAAGTTGAACGTTCGCTGGCTGTGCTTGACGGTGCTGTTGCTGTGCTTGACGCCAACGCTGGCGTTGAACCACAGACCGAAACCGTGTGGCGTCAGGCTGACCGCTACAAAGTTCCGCGCATCGTGTTCGTCAACAAAATGGACAAGATCGGTGCTGACTTCTTCAACTGTGTGAAGATGATCAAAGACCGCACCGGCGCCGTCCCGGCTCCGATTCAGATCCCGATTGGGGCTGAAACCGAGTTGGAAGGTATGATCGACCTCGTGACCATGAAAGAATGGGTCTGGGCCGGTGAAGACCTTGGTGCGAGCTGGGAACAGCGTGACATCCGCGACAGCTTGAAAGATCTGGCTGACGAATGGCGTGCGCATCTCATCGAGACGGCTGTCGAGATGGATGACGATGCCATGGAAAACTACTTGATGGACGGCGCTGAGCCCGACGTGGACACGCTTCGCAGCCTGATCCGCAAAGGCACGCTGGCGATCAAGTTTATTCCGGTTCTCTGCGGATCCGCGTTTAAAAACAAAGGTGTTCAGCCGCTGTTGAACGCTGTGATCGACTACTTGCCGAGCCCGCTCGACGTTGTGGATTACATGGGCTTTAAACCCGGCGATGAAACGGAAACCCGTGACATCCCGCGTCGTGCCGATGACAACATGGCGTTCTCCGGTCTTGCGTTCAAAATCATGAACGACCCGTTCGTGGGCACGCTCACCTTTACCCGCATCTACTCCGGTAAGATGAACAAAGGTGACGGCATTCTGAACTCGACCAAAGGCAAAAAAGAGCGCGTCGGTCGTATGATGATGATGCACTCGAACAACCGTGAAGAGATCGAAGAAGCCTTTGCTGGCGACATCATCGCTTTGGCTGGCCTCAAAGACACGACCACCGGGGATACCCTGTGTTCTGCTTCTGAGCCGGTCGTTCTCGAAACCATGACCTTCCCGGAACCGGTGATCGAGATCGCAGTTGAGCCCAAAACCAAGGGCGACCAAGAGAAAATGTCCGCAGGTCTGGCACGCCTTGCCGCCGAAGATCCCTCCTTCCGTGTGGAGACCGACATCGAGTCCGGTCAAACCATCATGAAAGGCATGGGCGAACTTCACCTCGACATCCTCGTGGATCGTCTGCGTCGTGAGTTCAAAGTCGAAGCGAACATTGGTGCGCCGCAGGTGGCCTATCGTGAAACGATTTCTCACGAAGTCGAGCACACCTACACCCACAAGAAACAGTCTGGTGGGTCGGGTCAGTACGCTGAGGTCAAACTCATCATCACGCCGACACAGCCGGGCGAAGGGTTCTCCTTTGAATCCAAGATCGTTGGCGGTGCGGTGCCGAAGGAATACATCCCCGGCGTCGAAAAAGGCATTCGTTCTGTCATGGACTCCGGTCCTCTGGCAGGCTTCCCGGTGATCGACTTCAAAGTGACGTTGATCGACGGTAAGTTCCACGATGTTGACTCCTCCGTGCTGGCATTCGAAATCGCTGCTCGTATGGGCATGCGCGAAGGTATGCGCAAAGCCGGTGCGAAATTGCTCGAACCGATCATGAAAGTCGAAGTGATCACCCCGGAAGAATACACCGGCGGGATCATCGGCGATCTGACCTCACGTCGCGGTCAGGTTCAGGGTCAGGACACTCGCGGTAACGCGATTGCCATCGACTCCTTCGTGCCGCTGGCCAACATGTTTGGCTACATCAACACGCTGCGTTCCATGTCTTCGGGCCGCGCACAGTTCTCGATGCAGTTCGATCACTACGAAGCTGTGCCGTCGAACATCTCGGAAGAAATTCAGGCGAAATTCGCCTAA
- the rplB gene encoding 50S ribosomal protein L2, with translation MALKSYKPTTPGQRGLVLIDRSELWKGRPVKSLTEGLTKNGGRNNTGRITMRRKGGGAKRLYRIVDFKRNKFDVAATVERIEYDPNRTAFIALIKYEDGEQAYILAPQRLAVGDKVIASAKADVKPGNAMPFSGLPIGTIVHNVELKAGKGGQIARAAGTYAQFVGRDGGYAQIRLSSGELRLVRQECMCTVGAVSNPDNSNQNFGKAGRNRHKGIRPSVRGVVMNPIDHPHGGGEGRTSGGRHPVTPWGKPTKGAKTRNKNKASSKLIIRSRHAKKKGR, from the coding sequence ATGGCACTCAAGTCGTATAAACCGACGACGCCTGGCCAACGTGGGTTGGTTCTGATCGACCGTTCGGAGCTTTGGAAAGGCCGCCCGGTCAAATCCCTCACTGAGGGTTTGACCAAGAATGGCGGTCGGAACAACACCGGACGGATCACGATGCGCCGCAAAGGCGGCGGGGCAAAGCGTCTCTATCGTATCGTCGACTTCAAACGGAACAAGTTTGACGTCGCAGCGACTGTGGAACGGATCGAATATGACCCGAACCGCACCGCGTTTATCGCGCTTATCAAATATGAAGACGGCGAACAGGCTTACATCCTGGCTCCGCAGCGTCTGGCCGTTGGCGACAAAGTCATCGCCTCTGCCAAGGCTGACGTGAAGCCGGGCAACGCTATGCCGTTCTCCGGTCTCCCGATCGGGACAATCGTCCACAACGTTGAGCTCAAAGCTGGCAAGGGCGGTCAAATCGCGCGTGCTGCTGGGACTTACGCTCAGTTCGTTGGTCGTGACGGTGGCTACGCTCAGATCCGCCTGTCTTCTGGCGAATTGCGTTTGGTCCGTCAGGAATGCATGTGCACTGTCGGTGCCGTGTCGAACCCTGACAACTCCAACCAGAACTTCGGTAAAGCCGGTCGCAACCGCCACAAGGGCATCCGCCCGTCTGTGCGTGGTGTGGTTATGAACCCGATCGACCACCCGCACGGTGGTGGTGAAGGCCGGACCTCTGGTGGTCGTCACCCGGTGACGCCATGGGGCAAACCGACCAAAGGCGCGAAAACGCGCAACAAGAATAAGGCGTCCAGCAAGCTCATCATCCGCTCGCGTCACGCTAAGAAGAAGGGTCGCTAA